The Cupriavidus sp. EM10 genome includes a region encoding these proteins:
- a CDS encoding DUF2235 domain-containing protein, translating into MTRNHRVTRIDIAVFGFSRGATLARAFVNRLLAKCTMKDGRPHWPCKTALDGESAPLHFRFLGLFDTVESVGLPANNLTDMRVHVPEHVERCVHIVSGHELRAYFPLTRLSSEHVSHEELVFPGVHSDIGGGYRPDEQARSDLLARIALNRMRLEAALCGVPFTPPDSLPGSVGELFKYDAEVKSLFDAYMRALGTGNSLEDQVFQHMRLFYGWLKVRYGKNPCQIYDGVRCTDPVVQQELQRILDYHERMRVDTDTLNWRAYLTQLWKSDRAEYNRQVSATDGQRSPLNQPLTQQEAAYWDAWLKPPELSPDLIRFFDRYVHDSRAGFLRIDSSGYLRPREIIACGAPAAPVVVLEATANA; encoded by the coding sequence TTGACTCGTAACCACCGCGTCACCCGCATCGACATCGCCGTCTTCGGCTTCTCCCGTGGCGCGACCCTGGCGCGAGCCTTCGTGAACCGGCTGCTCGCCAAATGCACGATGAAGGACGGCCGACCGCATTGGCCCTGCAAGACGGCGCTGGACGGCGAATCCGCACCGCTGCACTTCCGCTTCCTCGGCCTTTTCGACACCGTCGAATCGGTCGGGCTCCCGGCAAATAACCTCACCGACATGCGCGTGCATGTGCCGGAGCACGTGGAGCGATGCGTCCACATCGTCTCCGGTCATGAACTCCGCGCTTATTTCCCCCTCACGCGACTGAGCAGCGAGCACGTCTCCCACGAGGAACTGGTATTCCCCGGCGTGCACTCCGACATTGGCGGCGGATATCGGCCTGACGAGCAGGCACGCTCCGATCTGCTTGCGCGGATCGCGCTCAACCGCATGCGGCTGGAAGCTGCCTTGTGCGGGGTTCCTTTCACGCCGCCCGACAGCTTGCCAGGTTCCGTCGGAGAGCTGTTCAAGTACGACGCGGAAGTCAAGTCGCTGTTCGACGCCTACATGCGCGCCTTGGGTACAGGCAATTCGCTGGAGGATCAGGTGTTCCAGCACATGCGGCTGTTCTACGGCTGGCTGAAGGTGCGATATGGCAAGAACCCGTGCCAGATCTATGACGGCGTGCGATGCACCGACCCCGTGGTGCAGCAGGAGCTGCAGAGGATCCTCGACTACCACGAGCGCATGCGGGTCGATACGGACACGCTCAACTGGCGGGCATACCTGACGCAACTGTGGAAAAGCGACCGCGCCGAATACAACCGCCAGGTGTCTGCCACCGATGGCCAGCGCAGCCCACTGAACCAGCCGCTGACGCAGCAGGAGGCGGCCTACTGGGATGCCTGGCTCAAGCCGCCGGAGCTGTCGCCTGACTTGATCCGGTTCTTCGACCGATACGTGCATGACTCGCGTGCCGGCTTTCTTCGCATCGATAGCAGCGGGTATCTGCGCCCGCGCGAGATCATTGCTTGCGGGGCACCGGCTGCTCCAGTAGTGGTGCTGGAAGCCACTGCAAATGCGTGA
- a CDS encoding DUF4123 domain-containing protein, which translates to MAYLDYENAILERFRAKHRDLLAGSAVVNLYAMVDPSALWQIERQARGKCLESLQRMPLYAGSGLDLLEATGPVLLAMPDLRSTGPLTSSSFSDRHPTAADAFVRLLNRAGYDPAHLTWIWSPHDMGTLVAHLQTLLHARLGPDDEDAWFFFYQPSHLQVLHEKLPEATRRHMFGPIHAWWTLSLRGTLVELEGDGTAVPAAWDAFPVPADVVDALQRAAMPMQLHAWLQKCRLGQTTEISQRASLAELVPLVSRAVGYGLTTKADIATFVVYGQRYKVDYDHHPALQALLTDTSMRSRPLAQAYRDVPLDVWAELAQTAQQRINAQATSVLHAALGKAGQVTLCARVVNATGAPLTGVFFDFPARRDVPRQFMGHIDGSRYRETAVTKDAVVSPLPGGELKLHWVEPHEYSPGRFITNLRQVKLVVQGELPAERGAGVLEISIGRYLQSATMHKDGKKFDRAGRGQA; encoded by the coding sequence ATGGCCTATCTCGATTACGAAAACGCAATACTGGAACGTTTCCGCGCCAAGCATCGGGACCTTCTGGCAGGCAGCGCGGTAGTGAATCTGTACGCCATGGTCGATCCGTCCGCCTTGTGGCAGATCGAACGGCAGGCGCGTGGCAAGTGCTTGGAATCGCTGCAACGGATGCCGCTGTATGCGGGCTCGGGCCTTGACCTTCTTGAGGCGACCGGCCCCGTCCTGCTGGCGATGCCGGACCTTCGGAGCACTGGGCCCCTGACCTCCAGCAGCTTCTCTGACCGCCACCCCACAGCGGCCGACGCGTTCGTCCGGCTCTTGAACCGGGCCGGGTACGATCCCGCGCACCTGACCTGGATCTGGTCGCCGCACGACATGGGCACACTGGTCGCACATCTGCAGACCCTTCTCCACGCGCGGTTGGGGCCGGATGACGAGGATGCGTGGTTCTTCTTCTATCAGCCATCGCATCTGCAAGTCCTGCACGAGAAGCTTCCGGAGGCCACCCGCCGCCATATGTTCGGACCGATTCATGCGTGGTGGACGCTGAGCCTGCGCGGCACGCTCGTGGAACTGGAGGGTGATGGCACGGCTGTGCCTGCTGCGTGGGATGCGTTCCCGGTGCCTGCCGACGTCGTGGATGCCTTGCAGCGCGCAGCCATGCCAATGCAGTTGCATGCGTGGCTGCAGAAATGCCGGCTGGGCCAGACAACCGAAATCTCCCAGCGCGCCAGTTTGGCCGAACTTGTGCCGCTGGTGAGCCGGGCAGTTGGCTATGGCTTGACCACCAAGGCGGACATTGCGACGTTCGTCGTCTACGGCCAGCGCTACAAGGTCGACTACGACCACCATCCCGCGCTCCAGGCACTGCTGACCGACACATCGATGCGAAGCCGGCCGCTCGCGCAGGCGTATCGGGATGTTCCTCTCGATGTATGGGCCGAGCTGGCCCAGACAGCGCAGCAGCGGATCAACGCCCAGGCAACAAGCGTGTTGCATGCGGCGCTAGGCAAGGCGGGGCAGGTCACGCTTTGCGCTCGCGTCGTCAATGCCACCGGCGCACCCCTGACCGGCGTGTTCTTCGACTTTCCAGCTAGGCGGGACGTGCCACGGCAGTTCATGGGGCACATCGATGGCAGCCGCTATCGCGAGACAGCGGTCACAAAAGACGCCGTGGTATCGCCATTGCCCGGCGGTGAGCTAAAGCTGCACTGGGTCGAGCCCCACGAGTACTCGCCCGGTCGCTTCATCACAAATCTGCGCCAGGTAAAGCTCGTCGTCCAAGGGGAGCTTCCCGCGGAACGCGGCGCCGGTGTGCTGGAAATTAGCATCGGAAGGTATTTGCAGAGCGCCACGATGCACAAAGACGGAAAGAAATTTGATCGAGCTGGGAGAGGACAGGCATGA
- a CDS encoding type VI secretion system Vgr family protein has product MAEVADGLNARHSLTGRQSYRLEVPGSPSAKGLSVVSFKAHERLGMPYRVTVRLTHADDLDRSDYLNRDAAFVIDADDSEPRKFAGWISAFSRIGQTRDGCTYEMVVVPLVARLGLTRRSRIYQRKTAPQIIEAILRRHDLNGHHFAFRTRRQYTKHRFRLQYELSDWDYIRLLMEQEGLYCYFVPGTFGDAVVFADDIDHYIYQPQRVVPYRETSGLESGVEAVHSIRTHATTVPESFSAADYNPDSSWERFKAQANVARKDKTTYGESCAYGTHHPDQAGAKWEAQLRHEAAIAGQIVYTGDSNVLELRPARILRMDQALPDAPDGQVVIEVLHTGARDQAYRNTYSAIPSHRRFRLPIDESRWPRIAGTLSGRITSPSRYKYAYLTQDGHYTVRFDLDFDEWPKGGESVPLRLAKPFAGALQTGFHFPLIDGTEVAIAFHDGNPNRPYIAHAMHNSLQSDPITSRDRWLSRNVIRTQSNNKLRMEDWEGQQGIKLSTEYGGKTQLNLGYLVDRGGKQRGGGFELRTDLKGSVRAGEGLLLSADKQARAVGAQADTQAASEQFGRTQSEADRLAAAASVAQADIADLKAENQWLRQQLESLKGAVLALSAPNGIGLATPDRVMVSAGKDVSMSASGGCHVHAMKRFTVAAGERISMFAHKLGVKLFAAKGAVQIQAQSDAMSLASEQDMTLRSANGRVVIEASKELVLKCGGSYLRMTATGIEDGTRGERTWKAVAFCKEGPSSLPGDLLVLPKPEATQCALRESQSGTPFAKLVL; this is encoded by the coding sequence ATGGCTGAGGTGGCAGACGGGCTGAACGCCCGCCATTCATTGACGGGAAGGCAGTCCTACCGTCTGGAAGTACCCGGATCGCCCAGTGCAAAAGGGCTGTCGGTCGTATCGTTCAAGGCTCACGAACGCCTGGGCATGCCGTACCGTGTGACGGTGCGGTTGACGCACGCCGACGATCTCGACCGGTCCGATTACCTGAACCGGGACGCAGCGTTCGTGATCGATGCGGACGACAGCGAGCCGCGCAAGTTTGCCGGCTGGATTTCAGCCTTCTCAAGAATCGGCCAGACGCGAGACGGCTGCACCTACGAAATGGTCGTCGTACCGCTGGTTGCCCGACTGGGCCTGACGAGGCGCAGCCGAATCTACCAGCGGAAGACCGCGCCACAGATCATCGAAGCCATCCTGCGCCGCCATGACCTGAATGGCCATCACTTTGCGTTCAGAACGCGGCGGCAATACACGAAGCACAGATTCCGCCTGCAGTACGAATTGTCCGATTGGGACTACATCCGGCTGCTGATGGAGCAGGAAGGGCTGTATTGCTACTTCGTGCCGGGAACATTCGGCGATGCGGTCGTGTTCGCCGACGATATCGATCATTACATCTACCAGCCGCAGCGAGTGGTGCCGTATCGGGAAACGTCCGGCCTGGAATCGGGTGTGGAGGCCGTCCACAGCATCCGCACCCATGCGACGACCGTACCCGAATCGTTCTCGGCGGCCGACTACAACCCGGATTCGTCCTGGGAACGCTTCAAGGCGCAGGCCAACGTCGCCCGAAAGGACAAGACTACCTATGGCGAGTCTTGCGCCTACGGTACCCACCATCCCGACCAGGCGGGCGCGAAATGGGAGGCCCAGTTGCGTCACGAGGCGGCGATTGCCGGGCAGATCGTCTACACGGGCGACAGCAATGTCCTGGAGTTGCGCCCGGCGCGCATTCTTCGCATGGATCAGGCGCTGCCCGATGCGCCAGATGGCCAGGTCGTCATAGAGGTGCTCCACACCGGCGCGCGCGACCAGGCCTATAGAAATACCTATTCGGCGATTCCGTCGCACCGTCGCTTCCGCCTGCCGATCGACGAATCCCGATGGCCTCGCATTGCCGGGACGCTCAGCGGACGCATCACGTCTCCCAGCCGATACAAATATGCCTATCTGACCCAGGACGGGCACTACACGGTGCGCTTTGACCTGGATTTCGATGAGTGGCCGAAGGGCGGCGAAAGCGTGCCGCTTCGCCTGGCCAAGCCGTTCGCGGGTGCGCTGCAGACCGGCTTTCACTTCCCGCTGATCGATGGAACCGAGGTGGCCATCGCCTTCCACGACGGCAATCCCAACCGTCCGTATATCGCGCATGCGATGCACAACAGCCTGCAGAGCGACCCCATCACCAGTCGGGACAGGTGGCTGTCGCGCAACGTCATTCGGACGCAAAGCAACAACAAGCTGCGTATGGAGGACTGGGAAGGACAGCAAGGCATCAAGCTGTCCACGGAATACGGCGGCAAGACGCAACTGAACCTTGGCTACCTGGTAGATCGTGGCGGAAAGCAGCGCGGCGGGGGCTTCGAACTCCGCACCGATCTCAAGGGCAGTGTGCGCGCCGGGGAAGGGCTTCTGCTGTCGGCAGACAAGCAAGCCCGCGCCGTCGGAGCGCAGGCGGACACGCAGGCAGCAAGCGAGCAGTTTGGACGCACGCAATCCGAGGCCGATCGCCTGGCTGCGGCCGCATCGGTCGCGCAGGCTGACATCGCGGACCTGAAGGCCGAGAACCAGTGGCTGAGGCAACAGCTGGAGAGTCTGAAGGGCGCCGTGCTTGCGCTGTCGGCCCCCAACGGCATCGGCCTGGCGACACCGGACCGCGTCATGGTGTCGGCTGGCAAGGACGTGAGCATGAGCGCATCTGGTGGCTGCCATGTGCATGCCATGAAGCGCTTCACGGTGGCCGCCGGCGAGCGGATTTCGATGTTTGCGCACAAACTCGGTGTCAAGCTGTTCGCGGCGAAGGGCGCCGTCCAGATCCAGGCGCAGAGCGATGCGATGTCGCTGGCATCGGAACAGGACATGACCCTTCGCAGCGCCAACGGGCGTGTCGTCATCGAGGCCAGCAAGGAACTGGTGCTCAAGTGCGGTGGATCCTACCTGCGCATGACGGCGACCGGCATCGAGGATGGAACGCGCGGCGAGCGCACCTGGAAGGCCGTCGCGTTCTGCAAGGAGGGCCCCTCATCGTTGCCGGGTGACCTGCTGGTCTTGCCGAAACCCGAAGCCACGCAATGTGCGTTGCGTGAAAGCCAATCCGGCACCCCATTCGCAAAGCTGGTGCTCTGA
- a CDS encoding tyrosine-type recombinase/integrase, producing the protein MPPAVESASARQTRQRKLLRALDALQPLLLLRPMPGDAVAGWFTPAVAGRLVEAGLATLGTLRAAVAADARTWYRHARGIGEATAREIEAWLRAHALAPHHAHVIDVGDVVDTPALAPLESLTHPAAQHDVHAIQAWLGEYGPEGSHTWRAYRAQAERLLLWTVFVRGKTLATLDADDCDAYRAFLADPQPAAQWVGRRGTPRSRHDWRPFEGPLAPSSIGHAVKILKTLCAWLARHGHLRVNPFASAAPAEVAAPRIQAGRSLNRAQWQLLRQYVGGLPADDPRTVRLQFMLRLVHATGLRVSEQAQSTVGQLSQADGWRLQVQGNRPRTNALPETVIDALRDHMEARGLGRDIERLPADIPLIGRVLREGDETPLSVAQVAAIWKRCFMRAGRALADTDPGAASHFAQASAHWLRHTAGAHALARGVGRKTVQRQLGHASASTTAAYADLDLH; encoded by the coding sequence GTGCCGCCGGCGGTAGAGTCCGCCAGCGCGCGCCAGACGCGCCAGCGCAAGTTGCTGCGGGCGCTGGATGCGCTGCAGCCGCTGCTGCTGCTTCGGCCGATGCCCGGCGATGCCGTGGCCGGCTGGTTCACGCCTGCCGTTGCCGGCCGCCTTGTCGAGGCTGGCTTGGCGACGCTGGGCACCCTGCGCGCAGCCGTGGCGGCCGACGCGCGAACCTGGTATCGGCACGCCCGTGGCATCGGCGAAGCCACCGCCCGCGAAATCGAGGCATGGCTGCGTGCGCATGCGCTGGCACCACATCATGCCCACGTTATAGACGTTGGCGACGTTGTCGATACGCCCGCGCTGGCTCCGCTCGAATCGCTGACGCACCCCGCCGCGCAGCACGATGTGCACGCCATCCAGGCCTGGCTGGGCGAATATGGCCCCGAAGGCAGCCATACCTGGCGTGCCTATCGCGCGCAGGCCGAGCGCCTGCTGCTCTGGACCGTGTTCGTGCGCGGCAAGACGCTGGCAACGCTGGACGCCGACGACTGCGACGCCTACCGCGCTTTCCTCGCCGATCCGCAACCGGCCGCGCAATGGGTAGGACGACGCGGTACGCCACGGAGCCGCCACGACTGGCGGCCGTTCGAGGGCCCGCTGGCGCCGTCCAGCATCGGCCACGCAGTCAAGATCCTGAAGACGCTATGCGCTTGGCTGGCCCGGCACGGGCACCTGCGCGTCAACCCGTTCGCATCGGCGGCGCCGGCCGAAGTGGCTGCGCCGCGCATCCAGGCCGGGCGCAGCCTCAACCGGGCGCAATGGCAACTGCTTCGGCAATACGTAGGCGGGCTGCCAGCCGACGATCCGCGCACGGTGCGGCTGCAGTTCATGCTGCGGCTGGTCCATGCCACGGGACTGCGCGTATCGGAGCAGGCGCAGTCGACGGTGGGCCAACTCTCGCAGGCCGATGGCTGGCGGCTGCAGGTGCAGGGCAACCGCCCCCGCACCAATGCCTTGCCCGAAACCGTGATCGATGCCTTGCGCGATCACATGGAGGCGCGCGGCCTGGGGCGCGACATCGAGCGGCTGCCGGCGGACATCCCGCTGATCGGCCGCGTGCTGCGGGAGGGCGATGAAACGCCGCTATCGGTGGCCCAGGTCGCGGCGATCTGGAAGCGCTGTTTCATGCGTGCGGGACGGGCGCTAGCCGATACCGATCCCGGCGCGGCCTCGCATTTTGCCCAGGCCAGCGCGCACTGGCTGCGGCACACAGCCGGCGCCCACGCGCTGGCCCGGGGCGTCGGCCGCAAGACGGTGCAACGCCAGCTTGGGCACGCATCGGCCAGCACGACAGCAGCCTATGCCGACCTGGACCTGCACTGA
- a CDS encoding sensor histidine kinase, with protein MKRASIARRLLGIATLWIAGTLCTTGWLLDTLFGRHVDRTYIVELDRDLTSLAAALEWRADGRLDLTRQPADPRFELPYAGAYWQAQSGSQTLRSRSLWDVDIPGDVERRVGEGDADIRVGPRDQSLLVKSRRLQLTGFDAPVDITVALDRTELRQAKRSFRHLLWLSLGVLGLGILGAVWAQIRFGLAPLSRLRAAVARLHAGQEPTLQGAWPAEVQPLVDEIHLLLRRNHEAVERSRRQAADLAHAVKTPLAILANDAATLPAPASQRVMQQLDAMRQQVDRHLARARAAGAGGAAGGAVAVRPAVDELVRALTRLHADKPIAVDIEGQASFAGDRQDLVEMLGNLLDNAWQWARTRIRVDLVTQAPEMEIRIDDDGPGMPPAAMARAVQPYARLDESTEGSGLGLAIVRDVCALYGGSFELATSPLGGLG; from the coding sequence ATGAAGCGCGCTTCGATCGCCCGGCGGCTGCTGGGCATCGCCACGCTGTGGATCGCCGGCACGCTGTGCACCACGGGCTGGCTGCTGGACACGCTGTTCGGGCGCCATGTCGACCGTACCTATATCGTCGAACTGGACCGCGACCTGACCAGCCTGGCCGCCGCGCTGGAATGGCGCGCCGACGGCAGGCTGGATCTGACGCGCCAGCCGGCCGATCCACGCTTCGAACTGCCCTATGCGGGCGCCTACTGGCAGGCGCAGTCCGGATCGCAGACGTTGCGCTCGCGGTCGCTCTGGGATGTCGATATCCCGGGGGACGTCGAGCGCCGGGTGGGCGAGGGCGATGCCGATATCCGCGTCGGGCCGCGCGACCAGTCGCTACTGGTGAAATCGCGCCGGCTTCAGCTGACCGGCTTCGATGCCCCGGTCGACATCACCGTGGCGCTGGACCGAACCGAACTCCGGCAGGCCAAACGGTCGTTCCGCCATCTGCTGTGGCTGTCGCTGGGCGTGCTGGGGCTGGGCATCCTGGGCGCCGTGTGGGCGCAGATCCGCTTCGGACTGGCGCCGCTATCGCGACTGCGCGCGGCGGTGGCGCGGCTGCACGCGGGCCAGGAGCCCACGCTACAGGGCGCATGGCCCGCCGAGGTGCAGCCGCTGGTCGATGAAATCCACCTGCTGCTGCGGCGCAATCACGAAGCCGTCGAGCGCTCGCGGCGGCAGGCCGCGGACCTGGCACACGCGGTCAAGACGCCGCTGGCCATCCTGGCCAATGACGCGGCGACGCTGCCCGCGCCGGCGTCGCAACGCGTGATGCAGCAGCTGGACGCCATGCGCCAGCAAGTGGATCGTCACCTGGCCCGCGCCAGGGCGGCCGGTGCAGGTGGTGCGGCGGGTGGGGCGGTAGCGGTACGGCCCGCCGTTGACGAACTGGTGCGCGCGCTGACCCGCCTGCACGCCGACAAGCCGATCGCGGTCGATATCGAAGGCCAGGCCAGCTTTGCCGGCGACCGCCAGGACCTGGTCGAAATGCTTGGCAACCTGCTGGACAACGCGTGGCAGTGGGCCCGGACCCGGATTCGCGTCGATCTGGTAACGCAGGCTCCCGAAATGGAAATCCGCATCGACGACGACGGCCCCGGCATGCCACCCGCCGCGATGGCGCGCGCCGTGCAACCGTATGCACGGCTCGACGAGTCGACGGAAGGCAGCGGACTGGGCCTGGCCATCGTACGCGATGTCTGTGCGCTGTACGGCGGCAGCTTCGAACTGGCCACGTCGCCGCTGGGCGGGCTGGGGTGA
- a CDS encoding response regulator transcription factor, translating into MRILLVEDESTLAAQLAQALTQAGYAVDHAADGIDAEHLGAEHPYDAVVLDLGLPRLDGLTVLKRWRQAGNDVPVLILTARDSWVEKVEGIDAGADDYLTKPFRTEELLARIRALIRRSAGRTSPTLACGPVLLAPGSGQVSVHGNAVTLTSHEFKVLDYLMHHQGIIVSKTTLTEHIYAQDFDRDSNTIEVFVGRLRRKLGVDVIETVRGLGYRLRPPADAA; encoded by the coding sequence ATGCGCATCCTGCTAGTCGAAGACGAAAGCACACTCGCCGCCCAGCTTGCCCAGGCGCTGACCCAGGCCGGCTACGCGGTGGACCATGCCGCCGACGGCATCGATGCCGAACACCTGGGCGCCGAACATCCGTATGACGCGGTGGTGCTCGACCTGGGCCTGCCCCGGCTCGATGGCCTGACCGTGCTCAAGCGCTGGCGCCAGGCCGGCAACGACGTGCCGGTGCTGATCCTGACCGCGCGCGACAGTTGGGTGGAGAAAGTGGAAGGCATCGACGCCGGGGCCGACGACTACCTGACCAAGCCCTTCCGTACCGAAGAGCTGCTGGCGCGCATCCGTGCGTTGATCCGCCGGTCGGCCGGCCGCACGTCGCCCACGCTGGCTTGCGGCCCGGTGCTGCTGGCGCCGGGCAGTGGCCAGGTCAGCGTACATGGCAATGCCGTCACGTTGACCTCGCACGAATTCAAGGTGCTCGATTACCTGATGCATCACCAGGGCATCATCGTCAGCAAGACCACGTTGACCGAGCACATCTACGCGCAGGATTTCGACCGCGACAGCAATACCATCGAGGTCTTCGTGGGTCGCCTGCGCCGCAAGCTCGGCGTGGACGTCATCGAGACCGTGCGGGGGCTAGGCTACCGCCTGCGCCCGCCAGCCGACGCAGCATGA
- a CDS encoding PepSY domain-containing protein, whose translation MLIVLLAVLGAAGTAGVARADSDADRARAALRSGEILPLTRILDTVSRQYAGDVIDVKLDRDDGIWQYEVKLLLPTGTVAKLEYDARDARLLKAKGHDLDRARKP comes from the coding sequence TTGCTGATCGTACTGCTGGCCGTGCTGGGCGCGGCGGGGACGGCTGGCGTGGCGCGGGCCGATTCCGACGCCGACCGGGCCCGCGCGGCCCTGCGCTCCGGCGAGATCCTGCCGCTGACGCGCATCCTCGACACCGTGTCGCGCCAGTATGCGGGCGACGTGATTGACGTGAAGCTGGACCGTGACGACGGCATCTGGCAATACGAAGTCAAGCTGCTGCTGCCCACGGGCACCGTCGCCAAGCTCGAATATGACGCCCGCGACGCCAGGCTGCTAAAGGCGAAGGGCCACGATCTCGACCGCGCCCGCAAGCCCTGA
- a CDS encoding S-layer protein, with the protein MKSAISLAAAMTVAFAFYGCNGSDDTSSFSGNNGTTPPSTTPATPSTPQAEVTGKWTTGDLHVHTIESDDAQNKLVDVLDQAMITNNLDWTAITNHLRVSTRDQNGTAIVGGPLPFSKAMADYEIPAVRQLQVNGSYTTKLIFSAFEWDMPTHDHMNVGIFSGTPLATATKAANQFEYYFTDRPAAQFDAADVASWNTSGTKGYTTHADAVRAVAWLRDNFPDTSYALINHPSRNSGKYTVADYREFNDTAPKVVFGVEGMVGNQMEPDRGGYTTAYVDANLKNRVYGGVDYVVAQVGGIWDALLGDGRRFWNVGDSDHHFKTIGTNSSGYYPGEYAKTYVWIDNKNTGIKGVLEGVRSGKMFSVFGDLINALDFNIASGAGKGEMGGELKATAGETVTVTIRFKSPDRNNYQYPINGGVNVNMRPVVDHIDLIAGDVTPRAAAGTPEYSKETNDSTKVIATFTSADWKLDKDGYNTVTYTYKAARNQYFRLRGTNLGMNVAGETSNGNPLPDQKVSVTEADARFNAINARNYNDLWFYSNPVFVTVGS; encoded by the coding sequence ATGAAGTCTGCAATCAGCCTGGCGGCGGCAATGACCGTCGCTTTTGCGTTCTATGGCTGCAACGGCAGCGACGACACCAGCAGCTTCAGCGGCAACAACGGCACGACGCCGCCAAGCACTACGCCGGCGACGCCTTCGACGCCTCAGGCCGAGGTCACAGGTAAGTGGACCACCGGCGATCTGCACGTCCACACGATCGAATCGGACGATGCGCAGAACAAGCTCGTCGACGTGCTGGACCAGGCCATGATCACCAACAACCTGGACTGGACGGCGATCACGAACCACCTGCGCGTGTCCACGCGCGACCAGAATGGCACCGCCATCGTTGGCGGCCCGCTGCCGTTCTCGAAGGCCATGGCCGACTACGAGATCCCGGCCGTGCGCCAGCTCCAGGTCAATGGCAGCTATACCACCAAGCTGATCTTCTCGGCCTTCGAGTGGGACATGCCGACCCATGACCACATGAACGTGGGCATCTTCAGCGGCACGCCGCTGGCCACCGCCACCAAGGCCGCCAACCAGTTCGAGTACTACTTCACAGACCGTCCGGCCGCCCAGTTCGACGCCGCGGACGTGGCCAGCTGGAACACTTCCGGCACCAAGGGCTACACCACCCATGCCGATGCGGTACGCGCCGTGGCCTGGCTGCGCGACAACTTCCCCGACACCAGCTACGCGCTGATCAACCACCCGTCGCGCAACAGCGGCAAGTACACCGTGGCCGACTACCGTGAATTCAATGACACCGCCCCGAAGGTGGTGTTCGGCGTGGAAGGCATGGTCGGCAACCAGATGGAACCGGACCGTGGTGGCTACACCACCGCCTATGTCGACGCCAACCTGAAGAATCGCGTCTACGGCGGCGTGGACTACGTGGTGGCGCAGGTCGGCGGCATCTGGGACGCACTGCTGGGCGACGGCCGCCGCTTCTGGAACGTGGGCGACTCCGACCACCACTTCAAGACCATCGGCACCAACAGCAGCGGTTACTACCCCGGCGAATACGCCAAGACCTACGTCTGGATCGACAACAAGAACACCGGCATCAAGGGCGTGCTGGAAGGCGTGCGCTCGGGCAAGATGTTCTCGGTCTTCGGCGACCTGATCAACGCGCTCGACTTCAACATCGCCAGCGGTGCCGGCAAGGGTGAGATGGGTGGCGAGCTGAAGGCCACGGCGGGCGAGACGGTGACCGTGACGATCCGCTTCAAGAGCCCGGACCGCAACAACTACCAGTATCCGATCAACGGCGGCGTCAACGTGAACATGCGCCCGGTGGTGGACCACATCGACCTGATCGCCGGCGACGTCACGCCGCGCGCCGCGGCCGGCACCCCGGAGTACAGCAAGGAAACGAACGATTCCACCAAGGTGATCGCCACCTTCACGTCGGCCGACTGGAAACTGGACAAGGACGGCTACAACACGGTGACTTACACCTACAAGGCGGCCAGGAACCAGTATTTCCGCCTGCGCGGCACAAACCTGGGCATGAACGTGGCCGGTGAAACGTCGAACGGCAACCCGCTGCCGGACCAGAAGGTCTCGGTCACGGAGGCCGATGCACGCTTCAATGCCATCAACGCACGCAACTACAACGACCTGTGGTTCTATTCGAACCCGGTGTTCGTGACGGTCGGCTCGTAA